A single window of Rhodococcus jostii RHA1 DNA harbors:
- a CDS encoding VOC family protein, with translation MSLVAGPIFQICWVVDDIESAERYFTDQLGVARWLRLPDVHFGPEHCTYRGQPADYVVHVSLGYAGGQQLELIQPVSGRNLYTEQLETSGPGVHHVAWVPDDFEATLAEAGCRGLPVVQRGRFEGVGMEFAYLEGGPLGGYVELMKLSEEMRAMFASLVPEPPGAADRAE, from the coding sequence ATGAGCCTCGTCGCAGGCCCGATCTTCCAGATCTGCTGGGTCGTCGACGACATCGAGTCGGCGGAGCGGTACTTCACCGATCAGCTCGGCGTCGCGCGATGGTTGCGGCTCCCGGACGTGCACTTCGGACCCGAGCACTGCACGTACCGCGGGCAGCCCGCCGACTACGTGGTCCACGTGTCGCTCGGATACGCAGGCGGACAGCAGCTCGAGCTGATCCAGCCGGTGTCGGGACGCAACCTCTACACAGAACAACTGGAGACGAGCGGTCCCGGCGTCCATCATGTGGCCTGGGTCCCCGACGACTTCGAGGCCACCCTCGCCGAGGCCGGGTGCCGGGGACTGCCGGTGGTGCAGCGGGGCCGGTTCGAGGGCGTCGGGATGGAGTTCGCGTACCTCGAGGGCGGCCCGCTCGGCGGATACGTGGAACTGATGAAACTCTCCGAGGAGATGCGCGCGATGTTCGCCTCGCTCGTCCCGGAACCACCCGGTGCGGCGGATCGGGCAGAGTGA
- the hppD gene encoding 4-hydroxyphenylpyruvate dioxygenase — protein MTTADIRLTPREVAAHLETDELRQLVGLVEHDDASDPFPVVAMDAVVFVCGNATQSTQYFVSTWGMTLVAYAGPETGQRSHKSFVLESGSARFVLHGAVDPKSPLADHHRAHGDGVVDLAMEVLDVDRCIAHARSQGATILEEPRDVTDQFGTVRLAAIATYGSTRHTIVDRSRYDGPYLPGFVARSSGFAARPGKPPRLFQALDHAVGNVEMGRMDHWVRFYNRVMGFTNMAEFVGDDIATEYSALMSKVVANGNHRVKFPLNEPAVGKKKSQIDEYLEFYGEPGCQHLALATGDILATVDALRAEGVEFLNTPDAYYEDPQLRARIGRVRVPVEELQKRGILVDRDEDGYLLQIFTKPLGDRPTVFFEVIERHGSLGFGAGNFQALFESIEREQAARGNL, from the coding sequence ATGACTACCGCCGACATTCGCCTGACGCCCCGCGAGGTGGCCGCACATCTGGAGACCGACGAGCTCCGGCAGTTGGTCGGGCTCGTCGAACACGACGACGCGTCGGATCCGTTTCCCGTGGTCGCGATGGATGCCGTGGTGTTCGTGTGCGGCAACGCGACGCAGAGCACGCAGTACTTCGTCTCCACGTGGGGCATGACCCTCGTCGCCTACGCCGGGCCGGAGACCGGTCAGCGCTCGCACAAGTCCTTCGTCCTCGAGTCGGGGTCGGCACGGTTCGTGCTGCACGGCGCCGTCGATCCGAAGAGCCCGCTCGCGGACCATCACCGGGCGCACGGCGACGGCGTGGTGGACCTGGCGATGGAAGTTCTCGACGTCGACCGCTGCATCGCGCATGCACGCTCGCAGGGGGCCACCATTCTCGAGGAGCCGCGCGACGTCACGGATCAGTTCGGCACCGTGCGGCTCGCGGCGATCGCCACGTACGGCAGCACCCGGCACACCATCGTCGACCGAAGCCGATACGACGGCCCCTACCTCCCCGGATTCGTCGCGCGCTCCAGCGGTTTCGCGGCGCGACCGGGTAAACCCCCGCGATTGTTCCAGGCGCTCGACCACGCCGTCGGCAACGTCGAGATGGGCCGGATGGATCACTGGGTCCGGTTCTACAACCGCGTCATGGGCTTCACGAACATGGCCGAATTCGTCGGCGACGACATCGCCACGGAGTACTCGGCGCTGATGTCGAAGGTCGTGGCGAACGGCAATCACCGGGTGAAGTTCCCGCTCAACGAACCCGCGGTGGGAAAGAAGAAGTCGCAGATCGACGAATATCTCGAGTTCTACGGTGAGCCGGGCTGCCAGCATCTGGCCCTCGCGACCGGAGACATCCTCGCGACGGTGGACGCGTTGCGGGCCGAGGGTGTCGAATTCCTGAACACACCCGACGCGTACTACGAGGACCCACAGCTGCGCGCCCGGATCGGCAGGGTGCGGGTGCCGGTGGAGGAACTGCAGAAGCGCGGAATCCTCGTCGACCGCGACGAGGACGGATACCTCCTGCAGATCTTCACCAAACCGCTCGGCGACCGGCCGACCGTGTTCTTCGAGGTGATCGAACGGCACGGTTCGCTCGGGTTCGGGGCGGGTAACTTCCAGGCCCTGTTCGAATCCATCGAGCGTGAGCAGGCGGCGCGCGGCAATCTGTGA
- a CDS encoding Lrp/AsnC family transcriptional regulator: MSIDSLDAALLDLLHAEPKVGVLEASRRLGVARGTVQARLDRLERTGVITSSAPTLDPEALGFPVVAFATLEIAQGNGHAAVVEHLTAIPEVLEAHTITGAGDVLVRVVARTHADLQRVINSIVDGHNVLRSSTVIATQTQIALRHEQLVRAAVPPPTVSDPRDSARPAVN; encoded by the coding sequence ATGAGTATCGATAGCCTCGACGCCGCGCTACTCGACCTGCTCCATGCCGAGCCGAAAGTCGGCGTGCTCGAGGCGTCGAGACGCCTGGGCGTGGCGCGCGGCACCGTTCAGGCGCGTCTCGACCGGCTCGAACGCACCGGCGTGATCACCAGTTCGGCACCGACCCTCGACCCGGAGGCACTGGGGTTTCCGGTGGTCGCGTTCGCCACCCTCGAGATCGCCCAGGGCAACGGGCACGCCGCGGTCGTCGAGCATTTGACCGCCATCCCCGAAGTTCTCGAGGCGCACACGATCACCGGAGCCGGCGACGTCCTGGTCCGTGTGGTGGCGCGCACCCACGCCGACCTGCAGCGGGTGATCAACTCGATCGTGGACGGGCACAACGTCCTTCGCTCGTCGACCGTCATCGCGACGCAGACCCAGATCGCCCTGCGTCACGAGCAGCTCGTCCGGGCGGCGGTTCCTCCGCCCACAGTCAGCGATCCTCGGGACTCAGCTCGTCCAGCAGTGAACTGA
- a CDS encoding SDR family NAD(P)-dependent oxidoreductase: MDDRDRGTFAGKVALVTGASSGLGHAVARLLTERGARVFGVARDGDALRQAMIEIAGPEAAGHCAPADVASPEACSGAVAACVAGLGGLDVLINVAGSHTLRHTADVTDEDWAHDLAVNLNGPFYLSRAALPHLLERGGNIVNVASVAGLQGQAYSAGYCAAKHGLVGLTRAMALEFTGTPLRINAVCPGGMMTPQVSNFAFPDGVDFELVLKSASPRGLMEPEDVAKTVAFLASDDASAIHGAVYSVDNGKMA, from the coding sequence ATGGATGACAGGGATCGGGGAACGTTCGCAGGGAAAGTCGCTCTCGTCACCGGGGCCTCCTCGGGGCTCGGGCACGCCGTGGCCCGGCTCCTCACCGAGCGGGGAGCCCGCGTCTTCGGGGTCGCGCGGGACGGGGATGCGCTGCGGCAGGCCATGATCGAGATCGCCGGACCGGAGGCCGCGGGGCACTGTGCGCCGGCGGACGTGGCGTCGCCGGAAGCATGCAGCGGGGCCGTGGCAGCCTGCGTCGCCGGGCTCGGCGGTCTCGACGTCCTGATCAACGTCGCCGGTTCGCACACCCTCCGGCACACCGCCGACGTCACGGACGAGGACTGGGCACACGATCTCGCCGTGAACCTGAACGGGCCGTTCTACCTGTCACGGGCAGCACTGCCGCATCTGCTCGAACGCGGAGGCAACATCGTCAACGTCGCGTCCGTCGCCGGATTGCAGGGGCAGGCGTACTCGGCCGGCTACTGCGCCGCCAAACACGGACTGGTGGGTCTCACCCGCGCGATGGCACTCGAGTTCACCGGCACACCGCTGCGGATCAACGCCGTCTGCCCGGGCGGGATGATGACGCCGCAGGTCTCGAATTTCGCCTTCCCCGACGGCGTCGATTTCGAGCTCGTCCTGAAGTCGGCCTCCCCGCGAGGGCTGATGGAACCAGAGGACGTAGCGAAGACGGTGGCCTTCCTCGCATCCGACGACGCGTCCGCCATCCACGGCGCCGTGTACTCGGTGGACAACGGGAAGATGGCATGA
- a CDS encoding MarR family winged helix-turn-helix transcriptional regulator encodes MERSRGLPSDRPAVGQLLVRLLHEFRRELSEPMAERGYGDIRPPHLQIFGNIGWDGRRLTEIASRAELSLSAASELINDLEDLGYVERVPDATDRRAKLVVPTARGRRALQDAAVRVAEIEHRWGGIVGHDRFDDACYVLSSLLDELSPEDR; translated from the coding sequence ATGGAACGGTCAAGGGGTCTGCCGTCCGATCGCCCTGCGGTGGGGCAGTTGCTGGTTCGTTTGCTGCACGAGTTCCGCCGGGAGTTGAGCGAGCCGATGGCAGAACGCGGTTACGGCGACATCCGCCCGCCGCATCTGCAGATCTTCGGCAACATCGGCTGGGACGGGCGTCGGTTGACGGAGATCGCCTCCCGTGCCGAACTGAGTTTGTCCGCCGCGTCCGAACTGATCAATGATCTCGAGGATCTCGGGTACGTCGAGCGGGTTCCGGACGCAACGGACCGGCGCGCGAAACTGGTCGTCCCGACCGCGCGGGGACGGCGGGCGCTGCAGGACGCCGCCGTGCGGGTCGCCGAGATCGAGCACCGCTGGGGCGGCATCGTCGGCCACGACCGGTTCGACGACGCCTGCTACGTGCTCAGTTCACTGCTGGACGAGCTGAGTCCCGAGGATCGCTGA
- a CDS encoding DUF3099 domain-containing protein, with translation MNFSRILRAAVTGPAFRWTSAPSGTARHPISITTASVSLEQQHRVRVRKYVIVASFRFLAFLLSAVVYGLSGNPWVAVAIIGVSLPLPWLVALIVDDLPPWEKDESHG, from the coding sequence GTGAACTTTTCCCGCATACTTCGCGCCGCCGTCACGGGCCCGGCCTTCCGGTGGACCTCCGCACCGAGTGGCACCGCCCGCCACCCGATCAGTATCACCACGGCATCGGTGTCACTCGAACAACAGCATCGGGTACGGGTGCGCAAGTACGTGATCGTGGCGTCGTTCAGGTTTCTCGCTTTCCTGCTGTCCGCGGTGGTCTACGGTCTGTCCGGCAACCCGTGGGTGGCTGTGGCGATCATCGGTGTGTCGCTGCCCCTGCCGTGGCTCGTTGCCCTGATCGTCGACGACCTGCCGCCGTGGGAGAAGGACGAGTCGCACGGGTAG
- a CDS encoding histidine phosphatase family protein: MTEADHPDHTQTRTIVHVLRHGEVHNPRGILYGRLPGFRLSVTGEAQARAVASVLAKHDITHVVSSPLQRAQETAAPIADAHGVELATDENLIEAGNEFEGLKVSVGDGALSRPRHWWKLRDPFTPSWGEPYLQIAHRMLAAVNSARVSAVGHEAVVVSHQLPVWTLRRFLQGERLWHDPRHRQCGLASLTSLVYEGDTLIDIVYSEPAGASDPRVTGA, from the coding sequence GTGACCGAAGCCGATCATCCCGACCACACACAGACCCGCACCATCGTGCACGTGCTCCGGCACGGCGAGGTGCACAACCCGCGGGGAATCCTCTACGGCAGGCTCCCCGGGTTCCGGCTGTCGGTGACGGGTGAGGCGCAGGCCCGCGCGGTGGCGTCGGTACTGGCCAAGCACGACATCACCCACGTGGTGTCCTCGCCGCTGCAGCGGGCGCAGGAGACGGCCGCCCCGATCGCCGACGCACACGGCGTCGAGCTCGCGACCGACGAGAACCTCATCGAGGCGGGCAACGAATTCGAGGGCCTCAAGGTGTCCGTCGGCGACGGCGCGCTGTCTCGCCCCCGGCACTGGTGGAAACTCCGCGACCCGTTCACCCCGTCGTGGGGCGAGCCGTACCTGCAGATCGCGCACCGCATGCTGGCCGCCGTCAACAGCGCCCGCGTGTCGGCGGTGGGTCACGAGGCCGTCGTCGTCAGCCACCAACTCCCCGTCTGGACCCTCCGCCGGTTCCTGCAGGGGGAGCGGCTGTGGCACGACCCGCGGCACCGTCAGTGCGGTCTCGCGTCGCTGACCTCCCTCGTCTACGAGGGCGACACCCTCATCGACATCGTGTACTCGGAGCCCGCGGGCGCGTCGGATCCGAGGGTGACCGGGGCATGA
- the hemL gene encoding glutamate-1-semialdehyde 2,1-aminomutase — MTVSSGDPDVHASRSAQLFERADLVIPGGVNSPVRAFHSVGGTPRFIKEASGYTLTDVDGNDYVDLICSWGPMILGHAHPAVVEAVQKAAATGLSFGAPTEGEIELAEEIVGRVAPVEKVRLVNSGTEATMSAVRLARGFTGRTKVLKFSGCYHGHVDALLADAGSGLATFGLPTSPGVTGAQAEDTIVVPYNDLDAVAQAFAANEGRIACVITEAAAGNMGAVAPQPGFNEGLRKLTSDNGALLIMDEVMTGFRVSSAGWFGLDGVAGDLYTFGKVMSGGLPAAAFGGRADVMAHLAPAGPVYQAGTLSGNPVAVAAGLASLRAADQGVYDALERNSATLRTLLSDALTAESVPHRVQTAGTMLSVFFSEDPVTNYAEAKAAQTWRFPAFFHGLLSRGVYPPPSAFEAWFVSAAMDDRAFSIIADALPHAAKAAAAAVQP, encoded by the coding sequence GTGACTGTTTCCTCCGGTGACCCCGACGTGCACGCATCCCGCTCCGCCCAGCTCTTCGAGAGGGCTGATCTGGTCATTCCCGGCGGCGTCAACTCCCCGGTGCGAGCCTTCCACTCGGTCGGCGGCACCCCGCGGTTCATCAAGGAAGCGTCCGGTTACACGCTCACCGACGTCGACGGCAACGACTACGTCGACCTCATCTGCTCCTGGGGACCGATGATCCTCGGGCACGCGCACCCCGCCGTCGTCGAGGCCGTGCAGAAGGCGGCCGCCACCGGCCTGTCGTTCGGCGCGCCCACCGAGGGCGAGATCGAACTGGCCGAGGAGATCGTCGGCCGGGTCGCGCCGGTGGAGAAGGTGCGCCTGGTCAACTCCGGCACCGAAGCCACCATGAGCGCCGTCCGCCTGGCCCGCGGATTCACCGGCCGAACCAAGGTCCTCAAGTTCTCCGGCTGCTACCACGGGCACGTCGACGCCCTGCTGGCCGATGCCGGTTCGGGGCTCGCCACGTTCGGCCTCCCGACATCACCCGGCGTGACGGGCGCGCAGGCCGAGGACACCATCGTCGTTCCCTACAACGACCTCGACGCCGTCGCCCAGGCCTTCGCCGCGAACGAGGGCCGGATCGCGTGCGTCATCACCGAGGCCGCCGCCGGCAACATGGGCGCAGTGGCGCCGCAGCCCGGATTCAACGAGGGCCTGCGGAAGCTGACCAGCGACAACGGCGCGCTGCTCATCATGGACGAGGTGATGACCGGATTCCGCGTCAGCTCCGCCGGCTGGTTCGGACTCGACGGCGTCGCCGGTGACCTCTACACGTTCGGCAAGGTGATGAGCGGCGGTCTGCCCGCCGCCGCATTCGGTGGCCGCGCCGACGTCATGGCCCATCTCGCCCCGGCCGGACCCGTCTACCAGGCGGGCACCCTGTCCGGGAACCCCGTCGCCGTCGCCGCCGGGCTCGCCAGCCTGCGCGCCGCGGACCAGGGCGTGTACGACGCACTCGAGCGCAACAGCGCCACGCTGCGGACCCTGCTGTCCGACGCGCTGACCGCCGAGAGCGTGCCGCACCGGGTGCAGACCGCAGGCACGATGCTCAGCGTGTTCTTCAGCGAAGACCCGGTGACCAACTACGCCGAGGCCAAGGCCGCCCAGACCTGGCGCTTCCCCGCGTTCTTCCACGGGCTGCTCTCGCGCGGGGTGTACCCGCCGCCGAGCGCGTTCGAGGCGTGGTTCGTCTCCGCCGCCATGGACGACAGAGCCTTCTCGATCATCGCCGACGCCCTGCCGCACGCCGCGAAGGCCGCCGCCGCGGCCGTCCAGCCCTGA
- a CDS encoding alpha/beta fold hydrolase codes for MDTQSITRTVPTSVGSLAVHVTGSGPPTVLWHSLFVDSTTWAPLRSHLVGHRQVISIDGPGHGASTAVQRRFTMEECAEAAITVLDVLGVIEPADWVGNAWGGHVGLVAAAHTPDRCRTLVTIGTPTQALTRRERARIVPMVWAYRIAGPIPPLTTAVMNVLLGKELSRTHPQQFQAVARTFRQVPRRGMHQAMESIMLHRKGLDPLLPRIEAPTLMVVPRADTMISLEQARAAAATMPHAGATTVDGAGHITPLIADPAALTDLITAFWRDPVGYLAMISTSA; via the coding sequence ATGGACACACAATCGATCACCCGGACCGTCCCGACGAGCGTCGGGAGCCTCGCCGTCCACGTCACCGGCAGCGGACCGCCGACCGTGCTCTGGCACAGCCTTTTCGTCGACTCGACGACGTGGGCGCCTCTGCGCAGCCACCTGGTCGGGCACCGGCAAGTGATATCGATCGACGGACCCGGCCACGGAGCGAGCACCGCCGTACAGCGGCGGTTCACGATGGAGGAGTGCGCGGAGGCGGCGATCACCGTCCTCGACGTGCTCGGCGTCATCGAGCCCGCCGACTGGGTGGGCAATGCCTGGGGTGGACACGTCGGGCTCGTCGCGGCCGCCCACACTCCCGACCGGTGCCGCACCCTGGTCACCATCGGGACACCGACCCAAGCCCTCACGCGCAGGGAACGCGCCAGGATCGTGCCGATGGTGTGGGCCTACCGCATCGCCGGGCCGATTCCACCGCTCACTACCGCGGTGATGAACGTCCTTCTCGGCAAGGAGCTTTCACGAACCCACCCGCAACAGTTCCAGGCCGTCGCCCGGACCTTCCGGCAGGTACCACGACGCGGCATGCACCAGGCGATGGAGTCGATCATGCTGCACCGCAAGGGCCTCGACCCTCTCCTCCCCCGGATCGAGGCGCCGACGCTGATGGTCGTCCCCCGCGCAGACACGATGATCTCCCTCGAGCAGGCACGGGCCGCCGCGGCGACGATGCCGCACGCCGGGGCCACCACGGTGGACGGCGCCGGCCACATCACACCACTGATCGCCGACCCGGCCGCACTCACCGACCTGATCACCGCCTTCTGGCGCGACCCCGTGGGATATCTCGCGATGATCAGCACGTCGGCCTGA